A stretch of the Coturnix japonica isolate 7356 chromosome 27, Coturnix japonica 2.1, whole genome shotgun sequence genome encodes the following:
- the DHX58 gene encoding probable ATP-dependent RNA helicase DHX58, with the protein MELRGYQIEAVAPALRGRNSIVWLPTGAGKTRAAVHVCRRHLEGRRGGRVAVLVNKVHLVQQHLEKEFHVLRDAFKVTAVSGDSSYRCFFGQMAKGSDVIICTAQILHNALLSGEEDEHVELSDFSLLVIDECHHTHKEAVYNKIMLSYLQKKLSGQRDLPQILGLTASPGTGGETSFEGAVEHILQICANLDTEVITSAQEHAQHLQSHVPQPRKQYDLCQERAQDPFGQRLKKIMAQIQEHMDVPGLPLLKDFGTQVYEQRIVELENKAAESFCRKTRVCALHLRKYNDALLINDTVRMMDAFQSLQQFYADERDTKDPTERFLATTFGENRATLLALAGDQRYENPRLSKLEEILQEHFQPLVSSRGIVFTRTRQSAHSLLSWLQDTAGLCGRHIRAAVLTGTGYSNQAKGMTQNEQQDVITQFRSGEINLLFSTSVAEEGLDIPECNIVVRYGLMTNEIAMVQARGRARAQSSVYSVLAKANSREVSREQLNENLVELMERAISTVQAMPEREYRLKIQELQRNAVLSWQVKEARNNERRQLHDPDDVYFHCVNCNVAVCRGSDIRTVEAIHHVNINPNFRFYYTVSSGKIHFERTFRDWEPGCRIVCSECRQEWGIEMIYKSVTLPILSIKNFVVVTPDEKKKYKKWSRVTFPIEEFSYLEYCSNSQDESL; encoded by the exons ATGGAGCTCCGCGGGTACCAGATCGAGGCGGTGGCCCCGGCCCTGCGCGGCCGCAACAGCATCGTGTGGCTGCCCACGGGCGCCGGCAAAACACGCGCGGCCGTGCACGTCTGCAGGCGGCACCTggaggggcggcggggcggccggGTGGCCGTGCTGGTCAACAAG GTGCATCTGGTGCAGCAGCACTTGGAGAAGGAGTTCCACGTCCTGCGCGATGCCTTCAAAGTGACGGCGGTCAGCGGGGACAGCAGCTACAGGTGCTTCTTCGGGCAGATGGCGAAGGGCAGCGATGTGATCATCTGCACGGCGCAGATCCTGCACAACGCGCTGCTCAGCGGGGAGGAGGACGAGCACGTGGAGCTGAGCG ATTTCTCCCTGCTGGTGATAGACGAGTGCCACCACACTCACAAGGAAGCTGTCTACAACAAGATCATGCTGAGTTACCTCCAGAAGAAGCTCAGCGGGCAGCGGGACCTGCCGCAGATCCTGGGCCTGACAGCGTCCCCTGGCACCGGGGGGGAAACTTCCTTCGAAGGGGCCGTGGAGCACATCCTGCAG ATCTGTGCCAACTTGGACACCGAGGTGATCACATCAGCCCAGGAGCACGCACAGCACCTGCAGAGCCACGTGCCCCAGCCCAGGAAGCAGTATGACTTGTGCCAGGagagagcacag GACCCCTTTGGCCAGAGGCTGAAGAAGATCATGGCACAGATCCAGGAGCACATGGATGTGCCTGGGCTGCCGCTGCTGAAGGACTTTGGCACACAGGTGTACGAGCAGCGCATCGTGGAGCTGGAGAACAAAG CGGCTGAGAGCTTTTGTCGCAAGACGCGGGTGTGTGCGCTGCACCTGCGCAAGTACAACGACGCGCTGCTGATCAACGACACCGTGCGCATGATGGACGCCTTCCAGAGCCTGCAGCAGTTCTATGCTGATGAGAGGGACACAAAGGACCCCACCGAGCGCTTCCTGGCCACCACCTTTGGGG AGAACAGGGCCACGCTGCTGGCATTGGCCGGAGACCAGCGCTACGAAAACCCGCGGCTGAGCAAACTGGAGGAGATCCTGCAGGAGCACTTCCAGCCCTTGGTGTCATCTCGTGGCATCGTGTTCACCAGGACCCGGCAGAGCGCTCACAGCCTgctcagctggctgcaggacaCGGCTGGGCTGTGCGGGCGGCACATCAGGGCGGCTGTGCTCACCGGTACCGGCTACAGCAACCAGGCCAAGGGCATGACCCAG AATGAGCAGCAGGACGTGATCACACAGTTCCGCAGTGGAGAGATCAACCTGCTCTTCTCCACCAGCGTGGCCGAGGAGGGCCTGGACATCCCTGAGTGCAACATTGTGGTGCGCTATGGGCTGATGACCAACGAGATCGCCATGGTGCAG GCCCGGGGTCGTGCCCGTGCCCAGAGCAGTGTGTACTCTGTCCTCGCCAAAGCCAACAGCCGGGAGGTGTCCAGGGAGCAGCTCAATGAGAACCTCGTGGAGCTCATGGAGAGGGCCATCAGCACAGTGCAAGCCATGCCCGAGAGGGAGTACCGCCTGAAG ATCCAGGAGTTGCAGAGAAATGCTGTTCTCAGCTGGCAAGTGAAGGAAGCCAGGAACAACGAGAGGCGGCAGCTGCACGACCCAGATGACGTTTACTTCCACTGTGTCAACTGCAACGTGGCCGTGTGCCGTGGCAGCGACATCCGCACGGTGGAGGCCATTCACCACGTGAACATCAACCCCAACTTCAG GTTTTATTATACAGTCTCATCTGGGAAAATACACTTTGAGAGGACTTTCAGGGACTGGGAGCCCGGGTGCCGCATTGTGTGCAGTGAGTGCAGGCAG GAGTGGGGAATAGAGATGATCTACAAGAGCGTGACGTTACCCATCCTCAGCATCAAAAACTTTGTGGTGGTGACCCCGGATGAGAAGAAGAAGTACAAGAAGTGGAGCAGAGTGACGTTCCCCATCGAGGAGTTCAGCTACCTGGAGTACTGCTCCAACAGCCAGGACGAGTCCCTGTAG